In the genome of Calothrix sp. PCC 6303, the window GTTCTCCACGCACACCTGCCCTTCGTTCGTCACCCAGAAAGTGACTACGTGTTGGAGGAAGAATGGCTCTATGAAGCAATTACAGAAACTTATATTCCTTTAATTAAAGTATTTGAAGGGTTAAAGCGGGACGGAATTGACTTTAAGATTACGATGAGTATGACACCTCCTTTGGTGTCGATGTTACGCGATCGCTTGTTGCAAGAACGCTATGAGGAACATTTATCCAAGCTAGAAGAACTAGTAGAACTAGAAGCCGAACGTAATGCCCAAAATGGTCACATCAAATATCTAGCGGAACATTACGCTAAGGAATTTTTAGAAGCCAGGGAAATTTGGGAACGTTACAAAGGTGATTTAGTTACAGCTTTCAAGTCTTTCCAAGATAGTGGTAACTTGGAAATTATCACCTGTGGGGCTACACACGGTTACTTGCCGCTGATGAACATGTACCCAGAAGCAGTATGGGCGCAATTAAAAGTAGCTTGTGAAAGCTACGAAGAAAATTTTGGTATGGCACCAAGAGGGATTTGGTTGCCAGAATGTGCCTACTACGAAGGCTTAGAAAGAATGCTAGCTGATGTCGGCTTGCGCTATTTCTTGGTGGATGGACATGGTATTTTGTATGCACGTCCTCGTCCTCGCTTTGGTACCTATGCGCCAATTTATACAGAAACTGGTGTCGCCGCATTTGGACGCGATCACGAGTCCTCACAACAAGTGTGGTCTTCGGAAGTCGGTTATCCTGGTGCTGCTGAATACCGTGAATTTTATAAAGATTTGGGTTGGGAAGCTGAATATGAGTATATCAAGCCCTATGTGATGCCCAATGGTCAACGAAAAAATATCGGAATCAAGTATCACAAAATCACTGGACGTGGTTTAGGCTTAGGTGATAAGCAACTTTATGATCCTTACTGGGCAAAGGAAAAGACGGCAGAACACGCGGAAAACTTTATGTATAACCGCGAACGCCAAACAGAACATTTACGTGGAATTATGCAACGTCCACCAATTATTGTTTCTCCCTACGATGCAGAGTTGTTTGGACATTGGTGGTATGAAGGTCCTTGGTTTATTGATTACTTGTTCCGCAAGTCTTGGTACGATCAGCAAACCTATGAAATGACCCACTTAGCCGATTATCTCAAAGCTGAACCTACACAACAAGTGTGTCGCCCATCACAATCAAGTTGGGGATATAAGGGTTTTCACGAATATTGGTTAAATGAAACAAATGCTTGGGTTTACACCCATTTGCACAAAACAGCCGAACGCATGATTGAACTTTCCCGGAGAGATCCCGCTGATGAGTTGGAATGGAAAGCTTTGAATCAAGCTGCTAGGGAAATATTATTAGCGCAGTCTTCAGATTGGGCGTTTATTATGCGGACTGGGACAATGGTACCCTATGCTGTACGCAGAACGCGATCGCATGTCATGCGCTTCAATAAATTATACGAAGATATCAAGCAAGGTAAGATAGATAGCGGTTGGTTGGAAAAGGTGGAATTAATGGACAATATCTTCCCCAATATTAATTACCGAGTTTACCGTCCTTTGGCTTAAATCGATAGTTATCAGGGTTATCTAACTGCTAAGTTAAAACCCTAATTTTTGAGTTCTCTAAATACCAATACTGTTCAGATAGAAACAATAATTTTGTAGAGACGTGCCAGTGCTACGTCTCTACAGCAGACAAAAATATTGTGATTAGAATCTTAACTGAACCCTATTGCTCTAAATACTACTTCCAAGGTGGGCAATGCTCACCTTTATTTTTATCTATTGACGTAAATATTATCTTGTAGTATAAATGTAGTATATAGGATAAGATACATGTAATTCTTTACCTTTAATTCACCTTTGTCATACATATAGACATGTAGAGAC includes:
- a CDS encoding glycoside hydrolase family 57 protein, which translates into the protein MALGYVALVLHAHLPFVRHPESDYVLEEEWLYEAITETYIPLIKVFEGLKRDGIDFKITMSMTPPLVSMLRDRLLQERYEEHLSKLEELVELEAERNAQNGHIKYLAEHYAKEFLEAREIWERYKGDLVTAFKSFQDSGNLEIITCGATHGYLPLMNMYPEAVWAQLKVACESYEENFGMAPRGIWLPECAYYEGLERMLADVGLRYFLVDGHGILYARPRPRFGTYAPIYTETGVAAFGRDHESSQQVWSSEVGYPGAAEYREFYKDLGWEAEYEYIKPYVMPNGQRKNIGIKYHKITGRGLGLGDKQLYDPYWAKEKTAEHAENFMYNRERQTEHLRGIMQRPPIIVSPYDAELFGHWWYEGPWFIDYLFRKSWYDQQTYEMTHLADYLKAEPTQQVCRPSQSSWGYKGFHEYWLNETNAWVYTHLHKTAERMIELSRRDPADELEWKALNQAAREILLAQSSDWAFIMRTGTMVPYAVRRTRSHVMRFNKLYEDIKQGKIDSGWLEKVELMDNIFPNINYRVYRPLA